The Sphingomonas hankookensis sequence GACGCCGGTGCGCTGGCACTGCTGGAACGTGGCGGCGGGGCTGGTGCCCGAACACGGGTCCTGCGTCGTCACGTTGCCCGGGGTCTGCGCGCCGAACAGTTCGGAGATGTTGGGCGCGCGGATGGCACGGTTATAGCCGCCGCGCAGGCGGAGGTCCGCCGACGGCGCCCAGGCGATTTCGCCCTTGTAGGTCGAGATGCCCTTGCTGTTGGTGCTGTATTTCGAGAAGCGATAGCCGCCGGTCAGCGACAATTCGTCGAAGAACGGGCGATCCTCGATGATCGGCACGCGGATTTCGGTGAAGCCTTCGGTCACGTCGAACGCGCCCGAAATCTCCTTGGTCCCCTTGGCGATCGCCAGCGCATCGGCCCGGAATTCCAGGCTCTCGCGGCGATGCTCGACGCCGAACACCGCGCCGATGCCGGTTTCGGCCCAGGGCAGCTTCACGCCATATTCGGACCCGTCGAAATTGACCGTGCCGGCGATCACCGTCTCGCGGTCCAGCCCCTCGGTGCTGGTCGGCGCATAGATATAGTTCAGCGCCGCGGCGGTCGGCCCGCGGAACTGGAACACGTTGAGCGGCACGCAGGTCGGGTCCGTCCCGTCGATCACCGACCGGCAGGTCGGCACGCCGTTGACCAGATCGACCTTCAGCGCGCGGTTGGCACGCGCGGGATCGATGTCGTTGCGATAGGTTTCGTTGAAGATGACGGTCGAGAACAGTGCGTTGAGGTCGTAGCGGATGCCCTTCGCAATCTCCCCGCGCACGCCGCCGGTCACGCGATAATCGGTGTGGCGCAGGTCGTCGCGACGCGGCTGTGCCGGGGCGGCGACCGGGCGATAGCCGATATAGACGTCCTGGTTGACGTTGGTTCCCGCCGCCGCCGCGCCGCACAGCAACGTCGCCTGCTGCGCGCTCATCAGCGGGTTGTTGCAGTTGATCGAATAGGGATAGCCCTGGAACAGCGCGGAGGGAGCGACCTGCGAATTGGTGCGATCGTCCATGAACATGAAGCTGCCATAGAGTTGGGCCGCAGGCGTCACTTCATATTTCGCGAAGGCGCCGGCGGTGAAGCGGGTGCCGTTGCGCTGGAAATAGTTGAGCGGCGCGTAATTGTAGCGGAAGCTGGGGTTGTACTGGACCCAGGTCTTGTTGCCGTCGACCGTGTTGTTGTAGCCGCCCGGCGCGATGCCCGCGCGCAGCGGCACGAACCGGCCATATTGGTTGTTCGACGACCCGCCGCAGGTCAGCGCGGTCGCAGCCTCCGGATCGCCCGAGAATACCGGGTCGAGCGCGCAGGCCGACACGTCGCGGTTGTATTGCAGGATCGGCCGCACGTCGCGATAGCCGAAATAGGCGGTGACGTTGCCGCGATCCTCGGCGAAATTCGCGCCCATCGCGATGTTCGCGTCGAAGCGCTGCCCGTCGACCGGGGTGCTGAGCGCCGGCGTGAAACCCGCCGCGCGGACGCGCGCGCGATAGGCGTCGTTATTGTTGTGATGTGCCGAAAACCCGTATTGCACGTCGGTCTTCACGCCGTTCAGATTGTCGCGCAGCACGAAGTTGATGACGCCCGACACCGCGTCGGAGCCGTAGACCGCCGATGCGCCGCCGCTCATCACGTCGACCCGTTCGACCATGAAGCCCGGGATGAAGTTCAGGTCGGTCGCCTGGATCGGCAGCAGCCGCTGGCCGTTGACGAGGACGAGATTGCGGTTGCTGCCGAGGTTGCGCAGGTTGACCCGCGCGGTGCCGTCCGACCCGTTCGACACGTTTTCGTTCGCATCGGGCGTGATCTGCGGCAGTCGGTTGAGGACATTTTCGACATTGGTCGCGCCCTGTAGCCGGATTTCCTCGGCACCGACCGTCGTGATCGGGCTGTTGCTCTTGGCGCCGGGCTGCGCGATGCGCGATCCGGTCACCGTGATGGTTTCATCGCCGGTCGCTTCGCCCGCGACCTGACCATCGGTCGTCGTCTGCGCCAGCGCGGGCAGCGCATTCCCCAGCACCAGCGCCGTCACCGCCGCGGAAGCCAGCAATCTCGTCGTACGTCGCATGTCCATCCCCCGTTATTGTCGGAGCAGATTGCCACATCATCGCGGACGCTTCAAATATATTATACGATATCCAGGTATACTTATAAGCGTCGTTGCACACCGCACCTTCTTTTGATGCGCGTGGGCGGTTGAAATGGAACTAAATCGTTGGGAACGGCGCATATCCCCCAGCGCCGGGCGGGGGCGCCTCAAGCGACGCCGTCGCCGCCGTCGTTGCCGAATTCGCGGCGCAGGTCGAGCACGGTCTGTTCGATATGGGCGTACATCCGCGCGGCGACCGCCGATGCGTCGCGCGCCAGCCAGCATTGCAGCAGCTGGGCATGTTCGTCGTTCGCGCGCTGGTCGCGGCCCAGCGGTTCGAGGTGGCGGCGGACATAGCGTTCGCCCAGCACGTGCAGCCGTTCGAGCATGGTGGTCGTGATCGTCTGGCGCGAGGGGCGCAGCAGCGCGAGGTGGAAGGCGCGGTTGAACGCGCCGACGCCGTCGCCATGCGCGTTGGTCACCTCGTCCAGCTGCGCCAGCGTGCGGATCGCCAGGTCGCGTTCGGCATCGGTCGCGCGCATCGCCGCCACGCCGGCCACCTCCGGCTCCAGCTTCAGGCGGAGCGCATAGACCTCCTCCGCCTCGTCCATGGTCAGTTCGCGGACGAAATAGCCGCGATTGGCGTGCAGCCGGACCAGCCCTTCCTGTTCGAGCCGGGTCAGCGCCTCGCGCAGCGGAATCTTGCTGACGCCCAGTTCGGCGGCCAGCGCATCCTGCCGGATGGCGCGATCGGCATCGATCCGGCCCGCAAGGATACGGTCGCGCAGCAGCACGACCAGCTGTTCGGAAAGGTTACGGACGACGATACCGGTCATGCAGAAAATCCCGTGCCACGGTGGTATACCGTAGTACGCCACTTAGCGTGCACCGTCTCCGGCGCAACCATCGCTCAGCGAAATCGCTCGAGCGCGAACGGCGTCAGGTCGAAGGGCGGCGCGTCGCCATGCAGCAGCGCGGTCAGCGCCTCGCCACTGGTCGCCGCCAGTGTCAGCCCGAGATGCTGGTGCCCGAAGGCATAGGCCACCGCCCCGCGACGCCCGATCGCGGGCAGATAGTCGGGCAGGGTCGGCCGCGCGCCCATCCACGGTTCAACCGGCGCGCGCAGCGACAGGCCGAGCGCGGCGACATGCCCCCGGATGCGCGCCCATTTTCGCGGGTCGGGGGCCATGTCGGTCCGGGCGAATTCGACGATGCTCGCCGCGCGCAGCCGGTGGGCGAAGCGGGTAACGATCATCGAGCGGTCCTCGAACACCACCGGCGGCATGTCGGCGGGCCAGTCGCCGGGATCGCCCTCGACATGATAGCCGCGCTCGGCGATCAGCGGCGCGTGCAGTCCCGCCGCCGCGACCAGCGCGGCCGATGCCGCGCCTGCCGCGACGACCGCGACATCGGCGTCGATCGGCGCGCCCTGTTCCAGCAGGACGCGCGCCCGCCCCTCGCGCTCGACCACCCCGCGCGCGCGGTCGTGCACGAACGTGCCGCCCGCCGCGACGAAGCGGCTCCGCAAGGCGTCGCCCAGCGCAGCGGAATCGGTGATCTGCCCGCTGCCCTCGAACCGGATCGCCCCGGCGATCGGCACATGGGTCAGCGTCTGGAGCCGGGCCAGCTCGGCCGGCGTCGCCGCGCGCCACGTCGCGGTGCCGGTATCGGTCCGCGCCCACGCCGCCTGCCCGCGCGCGGCACTCTCCGCGCTTTCCCACACGACGAAATGCCCGTCGATCCGCAGCAGGTCGGGCCGCCCGGTATCGGCCAGCACCCGCTGCCATGCCGGGATGGCGGTCGCCAGCATCGCCGACAGCGCCGCCTTGCCCCCGGCGAAGCGGGCCGGCGCGGCGGCGCGCAGCATCCGGAGCGCAAAGGGCAGCCAGGCGGCGATGGCGCGCGGCGGCAGGGCCAGCGCCCCGCCGCGCAGGAACAGCCGGGCGGGCACGCTACGCACCGTCGCCAGCGAGGCGAGCGGTTCGACCTGTTCGACCGCGATATGCCCGGCATTGCCCCACGACGCGCCGCGCCATGGCTGATCGGGGGCGACGATCGTCACCGCCCTGCCCCGGCGTTGCAGCGCCAGCGCGACGTTCAGCCCGACAACGCCGTCGCCGATGACGACCGCATCGCCGCTCACGCGCGCACCCGCACCAGGCTGCGCACGCGACCGTAAAGGAGGTAGAAGACGACGCCGATGATGTTCCACAGCGCGAACCGCACCAGCGTCTGCGACGGCAGGCTGACCAGCAGATAGACGCAGCCGAGGATCGCCAGCGTGCCGACCGCGAACGGCGCGGGGCAGCGGAACACGCGCTGCAGTTCGGGCGCGCGGCGCCGCAGGATCATCATGCACGCCGCGACCGCGATGAAGGCGAGCAGCGTGCCGGCATTGGCCAGCTCGGCAATCTCGTCGAGGCGGAAGAAGCCGGCGACGGCGGCGACGAACACGCCGGTCACCATCGTCACCAGCGCGGGCGATCCGGTGCGCGCCGACACGCGGCTGAGCGAGCGCGGCAGCAGCCCGTCGCGCGACATGACGAAGAAGATGCGGCTCTGCCCGTACATCATCACCAGGATGACCGAAGGGAGCGCGATCAGCGCGGCAAGGCCGATCGCCCAGGCGGCGAAGGGATGCTGCAAGCTGCGCAGGACATAGGCGAGCGGTTCGGCCGAGCGGCCGAGATCGACATAGCTGACCGCCCCGATCGCCGCGACCGCGACCCCCATATAGATGGCGGTGCACGCCGCCATCGACCCGATGATGCCGATGGTCAGGTCGCGGCCGGGATTGCGCGCTTCCTCCGCCGAGGTCGCGACGGCATCGAACCCGTAAAAGGCGAAGAACACGATCGCCGCCGCCGCCATCACCCCGCGCGTCGCCCCGCCCTGCACCGTGCTGCCAAAGCCATAGGGCATGAACGGTTCGAAATTGGCGCCGTTGAATGCGGGCAAAGCGAACAGCACGAAGACCGCCAGCGCGGTCATCTTGATCGCGACCAGCACGATGTTGAACGTGGCGCTTTCGCGCGTGCCCGCGACCAGCATCCCGGCGATGCCCAGCGCCACCAGCACCGCGGGCAGGTTGACGATCCCGCCGCCGTGCGGCCCCGACAGCAGCATCGCGGGCAACTGCACGCCGACGCTCTGCAACCATCCGACCAGATAGGCCGACCACCCGACCGCGACCGTCGAACAGGCGAGCGAATATTCGAGGATCAGGCTCCACCCGACGATCCAGGCGACGCTCTCGCCGATCACCGAATAGCTGTAGGTGTAGGCGCTGCCCGCGGTCGGGATCAGCGTCGCCATTTCGGCATAGGCGAGCGCGGCGCAGGCACAGACCGCGCCGGCGATGGCGAAGGACAGGATCACCGCCGGCCCGGCGCGATCCGCCCCGACCCCGGTCAGCGTATAGATGCCGGTGCCGACGATCGCCCCGATGCCGAGCGCGATCAGGTGCGGCCAGCTGAGCGTCTTGCGCAGGCGGCGCTCCGGATCGGCTTCGCCTGCGTCGAGGGGCTTGAGCGGCCCCAGTAATCCTCGTGCCATGCGCCCCTCCCGTTTGTCGTTATTGTGCCGTCAGACCACCGTGAACCCGGCAAAGAACGGGTCCTCGCGATCGATCCAGATCGTGTTGAAGCCGGTCGCGATCGCCGACCCTTCGATCGACGGCACGATCGCCGGTTGATCGCCGATCGTCGTTTCCGCCTCGACCCGGCCGATGAAGCGGCTGCCGATATAGCTTTCGTGGACGAAGCGGTCGCCGATGGTCAACCGGCCGGTCGCCGCGAGATGAGCGAGGCGGGCCGAGGTGCCGGTGCCGCACGGGCTGCGATCGATCGCGCGTTCGCCGTAGAAGACCGCGTTGCGCCCGTCCGCGCCCTCGCCCTTCGGCGCGTCGGCCCAGAGCACATGGCTGACCCCGCGTATCGTCGGTTCGAGCGGATGGACCGGTTCATAGACCGCGCGCACCAGGTCGCGGATCGTGCGGCTGAGCTCCACGATCCGCGCCGCACCCAGATCGTCGAGGCCGGTGTACGGCCCCTGCGGCTCGATGATCGCATAATAATTGCCGCCATAGGCGACATCGATCGACAGCGCGCCGAAGCCCGGCACATCGACCTGCACGCCCTGTTTCGCCAGATAGGCGGGGACGTTGCGGATCCTTACCGAGCGGACCCGGTTGCCGTCCGCCACATAGTCGATGTCGATCACCCCGGCGGGCACCTCGACACGCAGCCGTCCCGGCTCGCGCGGGGTGATCAGCCCGTTTTCGAGGGCGAAGGTGATGATCCCGATCGTGCCGTGCCCGCACATCGGCAGGCAGCCCGACGTTTCGATGAACAGGATCGCCGCATCCGCATCGCCGCACGGCGGATAAAGGAACCCGCCCGACATCATGTCGTGGCCGCGCGGCTCGAAGCACAGCCCGGTGCGGATCCAGTCGAAGCGCGCCAGGAAATCCTGGCGCCGCTCCGCCATGCTGGCGCCGCGCAGCAGCGGGGCGCCCCCGGCCACCAGGCGGACGGGATTGCCCGCCGTGTGGCCGTCGATGCAGAAGAAGGTGTGGCGCATCAGGCGGCAGCCGCCTCCACCGACGGCGCGGTCAGCACCGGCCGCGTCGCCGCGCATTTCTCGACCATCGCGATCACCTCTGCCCGGCGCGCGCCTTCGAGCGGCAGGCGCGGCAGGCGGACGCGTTCCGACCCGCGGCCCATGATCTCCTCGGCCAGCTTGATCGACTGGACGAGGTCATGTTCGGCATCGAGGTGGAGCAGCGGCATGAACCAGCGATAGATGCGCCGCGCCTCTTCCCAGTCGCCGCGATCGACCGCCGCGATCAGCGCGACCGATTCCTGCGGGAAGGCGCTGGTCAGGCCCGACACCCATCCGCTGGCCCCGAGCAACATGCCCTCCAGCGCCACGTCGTCGAGACCGGCCATCACGATATAGCGGTCGCCGAAGCGGTTGATGACGTCGGTGAAGCGGCGCGGATCGGGCGCGCTTTCCTTGACCGCGACGATGTTCTTCACCGGTTCGAGCAGCGCGAGCGTGGCGAAGTCGACCGACACGCGGTAGGCTGGCGGGTTGTTGTAGAGCATGATCGGCAGGCCGGTCGCTTCCGCGACGGTGCGGAAATGCGTCGCCAGTTCGTTGGGCGTCGGCACATAGACCATGGCGGGCAGCAGCATCAGCGCGTCGACGCCGATATCCTCGACCTCTTTGGCAAACGCCGCCGCACGGCGCGTGGTGAATTCGGACACGCCGCACACCAAAGGCACGCGCCCGCCGACCGCCTCGACACCCGCGCGCAGCACGGCATGCTTTTCCTCGACGTCGAGCGAGTTGTTCTCACCGCAGGTGCCGAGCAGGATCAGCCCGTCGACCCCGTCCTCGACCAGCGCGACCAGACCGCGCTGCGTCGCATCGATATCGACCGACCCATCGGCCGCGAACTGCGTCGTCGCCGCGGGATAGACGCCCGTCCACATGCTCGAACCAGAAACCACATCAACCTCCATGGATATCTTGGATCGTATACGATATAAAACGGTCAGGCGCAACGAATTTCGCTGCGCCTGCGGTTGACGGCTCGAAGCCGTTCGGCGGCGATGGCCACCGCACGATCCGTGGTCGGCCCCGGTGTAGGTCAGGATCGTGCCGGTGCATAGCGCGGGGGTTTGCCGGACATCGTCGGCGCCCTTGCGCGATCGGCGCGAACCGCGCACCCTTCAGGCCAAAGGGGAAGACGATGATGCGGATGCTGCTTGCCGGAATTGCCATGCTGGGCCCGATCGCCGCACAGGCGCAGGACGCGCCGTCGACGCCGGGGGGCAAGGAAGCGGTCACGCTGCTGACCGACGGGGTGAAGTTCCAGACCGTCGCCGGGCGCGGGCAGGTGCCGGCCTATGCCGCGTATCTGCAGGCCAAGCTGCTCTCCGCCGGGTTCGATCCCGCCGAGGTCCGCTTCGTGGCGATGGGGGAGACCGGCTATCTGACCGCGCGCTATCCCGGCCGCGACCGGGCTGCGAAGCCGACCGTGGTGCTGGCGCATATGGACGTGGTGGAGGCCGATCCGAAGGACTGGACCCGCGACCCGTTCACCCCGGTGATCGAGAATGGCTATGTCTTCGGGCGCGGCAGCCTGGACAACAAGGCCGGGCTGTCGATGGCGGTCGCGACGCTGATGAAGCTGCGCCGCGCGAAATGGGTGCCGCAGCGCGATATCGTGCTGGTGCTGACCGGCGACGAAGAAACCACGATGAAGACGACGCGGGCGGCGGCGGAGGCGTACAGGAACGCCGCTCTGGTGCTGAACGCCGATGCCGGTGGCGGGCTGTTGGGCGATGACGGCAAACCGATGGTGTACGGATTGCAGGCGGCGGAGAAGGTCTATGGCGACTGGCACCTGACCGTCACCGATCCGGGCGGGCACAGCAGCCGTCCGGGACCGGACAATGCCATCGTCCGCCTGGCGACGGCGGTCGGGCGGATCGCCGCCTATCGCTTTCCCCCGCAACAGAACGAGATCACCAAGGCGTCGCTGGCCGGCACCGCGACGATGACGCCCGGACCGCTGGGTGCGGCGATGAAGGCGTTCGCCGCCAATCCGAACGACACCGCCGCGGCGGACATATTGTCGGCCGACAAGCGCTATATCGGGCAGGTCCGCACCACCTGCGTCCCCACCATGTTCAATGGCGGCCATGCGCCCAACGCGCTGCCGCAGCGCGCGGTCGCCAACATCAACTGCCGCATCTTTCCGGGTACGCCGCGCGCGCAGATCGCGGCCAAGCTGACCGAACTGGCCGCCGATCCCAAGGTCGCGGTGGCCTTCAACGACAATGGCACGATCGAGGCCGGCGCCTCCCCGCTCGACCCGAAGGTCGTCGCGGCGGTGAAGGCGGCGGTGGCCGAGCGGGCGCCGGGGCTGCTGGTCGTGCCGATGCAGGAGGCCGGCGCGACCGATTCGATGCATTTCCGCGCTTACGGCATTCCGAGCTTCGGGGTCGGCGGCGTGTTCATGAAGGCGAGCGACAGTTTCGCCCACGGGCTGAACGAACGGGTGCCGGTCGCGACCTTCGATCCGGGGGTGTTGTGGTGGGAGACGTTGTTGAAGACGTTGGGGTGATTCCCGTCACCCCGGACTTGATCCGGGGTGACGAGAAGAGAGGTCGGGGCTTCGTCACCCGACCGCCGGCAACACCAACCGCGCCACCATCCCCCCGCCCGGCGCGTCGGCCAGTTCGAGCGTGCCGCCATGGCGTTCGGCAAAGCCCTGCACGATGCTGAGCCCCAGCCCGACCCCGCCGGTATCGCGGTTGCGCGAGGCGTCGCCGCGTTCGAACGGGCGCAGCAGGCGGGTGCGGTCGGCGGGCGCGATGCCGGGGCCGGTGTCGATCACCTCGATCACCGCGCGATCCCCGTCCCGCGCGACCGCGATCCGCCCCCCGCCGGCATAGTCGACCGCGTTGCGCACCAGATTCTCGACCGCGCGGCGCAGGCCGGCCTCGACCACGCTGACCGTTACTTCCGGCCCGGGATCGAGCGTCATCGCCGGGGCGTCGGCCACCACCTCCGCCACCAGCGGACGCAGGCCGACCGGGTGGCGGGTGGCGTCGGCGGTGCGCGCGAAGTCGAGCACGTCGGCGATCATCGCCTGCATCCGGTTGGCATCGGCCACCATCCGCGCGCGCTGCGGCTCGGGCACCGATTCCAACCTGAGCTTCAGGCTGGTCAGCGGGGTGCGCAGGTCGTGGGCGACCGCGGTCAGCATCCGCAACCGGTCCTCGCTCTCCGCCGCGAGGCGGGTGCGCAGCTGCAGGATCGCGCCCGCCGCCTCCTGCAATTCGCGGGGCCCTTGCGCCTGGGGCGGGTCGAGCCCGGCATCGATCGCGCGGGCCAGCACGCGGAACGGGCGGGTCAGCCGCCGCGCGAACAGCCAGGCGAGCGGCGCCAGCACGACCAGGCTGACCGCGAGCGCGACCAGCACCTTCCACCGCCATCCCCCCAGCAGCGGCGCGGCCGGCCGAACCGTCAGCCAGCGCCCGTCGGACAGGCGGACGCCGGCGGCGAAGGGCGGCTGCGGCAGGCGCAGCAATACCGTGCCGAGCGGCCCGTCGGGCAACCGGTCGACCACCCGCATCGGCCGTCCGCCCTTCATCTGCAACACCATGGTGCCGCCGGGAAACGGGCTGCCGCTCCCTCGGTGCGGGGTAACGACGATGACCTCACCGACCGGCCTCTTGCGTGGCGGCGCGTCGAGCCAGACGACGCGGACGTCGCCGACCGGCCGGCCGAGCGCCTGGGCGAGCACCTGTTGCTGGATCGGATTGGGCGGCCCGGCGGGCGGCGCGCCGATGCTGCGGACGAGGCCGTTTTCCGCGCCGCGCAGCGCCGCCGCCGCATCGGCCAGCGTCAGCCGCACCGCCGGCGGATCGGGCATCAGCAGCACGATGCTGGCGGTGATCGCGACGCTCAGGATCGCGATGGCGACGCTGAACCCGCCGATGGCGGTCAGCGCGCTGGGCCGTCGCCAGAAGGCGCGGATCATGCCGGGCGCACCGCCGGCACGAAGCGATAGCCCGCGCCGCGCACCGTTTCGATCAGCGGGGTCGCGTCCCCTTCCGCCAGCTTGCGCCGCAGCCGGCTGACCGCGATGTCGATCGCGCGGTCATAGCTGGCGGCATCGATCCCGCGCGCGGCGTCGAGCAGCGCGTCGCGGCTGAGCACGCGGCCCGCCCGCCGGACGAAGGCGGCGAGCAGCGCATGTTCGCCTTCGCTCAGCAGCAGCGGCCGCCCCTGCGGATCGCGTAAGCGCCGTTCGGCCGGGCTGAACCACCATCCGGCAAAGACCACCGCATCGTCGCCGGCCGCCACCGGTTCGACCGCGCGCGGCCGGCGCAGCAGCGCGCGGACGCGGGCGAGCAGCTCGCGCGGTTCGAACGGCTTGGCCAGATAATCCCATGCCCCGACCTCCAGCCCGACGATCCGGTCGGTCACCCCGTCCAGCGCGCTCAGCATCAGGATCGGCACCCCCAGCGGCGCGAGGCGGCGGCACAGCGACAGCCCGTCCTCGCCCGGCATCATCACGTCGATGACCAGCAGGTCCGCCGGCGCCTCCATCCACAACCGGTCGCATGCCGCCGCGCCGGGCGCGGTGCGCACCGCATAGCCATGCCCGCCCAGATATTCGGCCAGCGCGTCGCGGATGCTGGTGTCGTCGTCGACGACGATTATGCGGTCGGCGGGGGGAGCATCGGTCGGCATCCCCCGCCCGATAGCATGGCTTTGTAGCATCTGCGTATCGCCCGGCGACACGAACGCGCCATCGTGACGCTACAACCACGTGGTTGGATGGCGGCTCTTCGCCACGGGAGTTCGCATGTTCACCATCCTCGTCATCGTCCTCGCCCTTGCCAGTCCCGATGCGCCCTGTGCTGCGCCGGGCAGCGCCGATCGCGTCGCGGGCCAATGGACCGGCAATTTCGCCGGGGCCGACTGGACGTTCGACCTGTCGCGCGACGGCAAGGGATGGAGCGGGCGCTATCGCACCACCAAGGCGCCGACCTGGAAGCCGCTGGAGGAAGTCACGGTGACGCAGGGTTGCGCGACGTTCGGCATCGAATCGAAACCGCGCGTGACCTTTGCGCTGGCGCTGGCGCCGGAGGGGACGGCCATGGCGGGTAACGTGATCATCGCCGGCCTCGCCACCCTGCCGTTCAACGCGCGGCGGGAACCCTGATGGGAGCGGCGCTGCTGATCGCCCTGCTCGCCGGGGGCCAGGCCGCCCCCGCCCCCGCGCCTGCCACCCCGCCGCGCGACGATATCGTGGTGCGGGGCGAACGGCCGCGCGGGTCGGTGACCGGCACGATCCCGCCCGAACGCACGCTCTCCGCGCTCGACATCCGGGCCTATGGCGCGAACAATGTGCAGGAGCTGCTGCAAGCGCTGGGCGCGGCGGTGGCG is a genomic window containing:
- a CDS encoding TonB-dependent receptor domain-containing protein, with product MRRTTRLLASAAVTALVLGNALPALAQTTTDGQVAGEATGDETITVTGSRIAQPGAKSNSPITTVGAEEIRLQGATNVENVLNRLPQITPDANENVSNGSDGTARVNLRNLGSNRNLVLVNGQRLLPIQATDLNFIPGFMVERVDVMSGGASAVYGSDAVSGVINFVLRDNLNGVKTDVQYGFSAHHNNNDAYRARVRAAGFTPALSTPVDGQRFDANIAMGANFAEDRGNVTAYFGYRDVRPILQYNRDVSACALDPVFSGDPEAATALTCGGSSNNQYGRFVPLRAGIAPGGYNNTVDGNKTWVQYNPSFRYNYAPLNYFQRNGTRFTAGAFAKYEVTPAAQLYGSFMFMDDRTNSQVAPSALFQGYPYSINCNNPLMSAQQATLLCGAAAAGTNVNQDVYIGYRPVAAPAQPRRDDLRHTDYRVTGGVRGEIAKGIRYDLNALFSTVIFNETYRNDIDPARANRALKVDLVNGVPTCRSVIDGTDPTCVPLNVFQFRGPTAAALNYIYAPTSTEGLDRETVIAGTVNFDGSEYGVKLPWAETGIGAVFGVEHRRESLEFRADALAIAKGTKEISGAFDVTEGFTEIRVPIIEDRPFFDELSLTGGYRFSKYSTNSKGISTYKGEIAWAPSADLRLRGGYNRAIRAPNISELFGAQTPGNVTTQDPCSGTSPAATFQQCQRTGVTAAQYGNIIECPSEQCTGFYGGNQALRPEEADTYTAGIVFTPRFARRLMLSVDYFNIKVKDYIGVIPVTLTISQCFATGDPFFCSLFNRNPRNGVLFGGDATTGGYVTSTTQNTGSLGTSGLDLGVNYGFKTGIGKFDVNMVGTWLRDLTTEPLPGLGKYDCKGLFGGTCGQPSPEWRHQARFTWTSLDDRGAISLNWRYIGPTDLSSNTDDPFLQGAPYQVNARLPVANYFDLAATASVLDDVTLRIGVNNLLDRDPPGIAQGLLASFGNGNTYPGVYDVAGRTFFVGLSAEF
- a CDS encoding GntR family transcriptional regulator, whose product is MTGIVVRNLSEQLVVLLRDRILAGRIDADRAIRQDALAAELGVSKIPLREALTRLEQEGLVRLHANRGYFVRELTMDEAEEVYALRLKLEPEVAGVAAMRATDAERDLAIRTLAQLDEVTNAHGDGVGAFNRAFHLALLRPSRQTITTTMLERLHVLGERYVRRHLEPLGRDQRANDEHAQLLQCWLARDASAVAARMYAHIEQTVLDLRREFGNDGGDGVA
- a CDS encoding NAD(P)/FAD-dependent oxidoreductase, which gives rise to MSGDAVVIGDGVVGLNVALALQRRGRAVTIVAPDQPWRGASWGNAGHIAVEQVEPLASLATVRSVPARLFLRGGALALPPRAIAAWLPFALRMLRAAAPARFAGGKAALSAMLATAIPAWQRVLADTGRPDLLRIDGHFVVWESAESAARGQAAWARTDTGTATWRAATPAELARLQTLTHVPIAGAIRFEGSGQITDSAALGDALRSRFVAAGGTFVHDRARGVVEREGRARVLLEQGAPIDADVAVVAAGAASAALVAAAGLHAPLIAERGYHVEGDPGDWPADMPPVVFEDRSMIVTRFAHRLRAASIVEFARTDMAPDPRKWARIRGHVAALGLSLRAPVEPWMGARPTLPDYLPAIGRRGAVAYAFGHQHLGLTLAATSGEALTALLHGDAPPFDLTPFALERFR
- a CDS encoding amino acid permease; this encodes MARGLLGPLKPLDAGEADPERRLRKTLSWPHLIALGIGAIVGTGIYTLTGVGADRAGPAVILSFAIAGAVCACAALAYAEMATLIPTAGSAYTYSYSVIGESVAWIVGWSLILEYSLACSTVAVGWSAYLVGWLQSVGVQLPAMLLSGPHGGGIVNLPAVLVALGIAGMLVAGTRESATFNIVLVAIKMTALAVFVLFALPAFNGANFEPFMPYGFGSTVQGGATRGVMAAAAIVFFAFYGFDAVATSAEEARNPGRDLTIGIIGSMAACTAIYMGVAVAAIGAVSYVDLGRSAEPLAYVLRSLQHPFAAWAIGLAALIALPSVILVMMYGQSRIFFVMSRDGLLPRSLSRVSARTGSPALVTMVTGVFVAAVAGFFRLDEIAELANAGTLLAFIAVAACMMILRRRAPELQRVFRCPAPFAVGTLAILGCVYLLVSLPSQTLVRFALWNIIGVVFYLLYGRVRSLVRVRA
- a CDS encoding 4-hydroxyproline epimerase — its product is MRHTFFCIDGHTAGNPVRLVAGGAPLLRGASMAERRQDFLARFDWIRTGLCFEPRGHDMMSGGFLYPPCGDADAAILFIETSGCLPMCGHGTIGIITFALENGLITPREPGRLRVEVPAGVIDIDYVADGNRVRSVRIRNVPAYLAKQGVQVDVPGFGALSIDVAYGGNYYAIIEPQGPYTGLDDLGAARIVELSRTIRDLVRAVYEPVHPLEPTIRGVSHVLWADAPKGEGADGRNAVFYGERAIDRSPCGTGTSARLAHLAATGRLTIGDRFVHESYIGSRFIGRVEAETTIGDQPAIVPSIEGSAIATGFNTIWIDREDPFFAGFTVV
- a CDS encoding dihydrodipicolinate synthase family protein, encoding MWTGVYPAATTQFAADGSVDIDATQRGLVALVEDGVDGLILLGTCGENNSLDVEEKHAVLRAGVEAVGGRVPLVCGVSEFTTRRAAAFAKEVEDIGVDALMLLPAMVYVPTPNELATHFRTVAEATGLPIMLYNNPPAYRVSVDFATLALLEPVKNIVAVKESAPDPRRFTDVINRFGDRYIVMAGLDDVALEGMLLGASGWVSGLTSAFPQESVALIAAVDRGDWEEARRIYRWFMPLLHLDAEHDLVQSIKLAEEIMGRGSERVRLPRLPLEGARRAEVIAMVEKCAATRPVLTAPSVEAAAA
- a CDS encoding M20/M25/M40 family metallo-hydrolase gives rise to the protein MMRMLLAGIAMLGPIAAQAQDAPSTPGGKEAVTLLTDGVKFQTVAGRGQVPAYAAYLQAKLLSAGFDPAEVRFVAMGETGYLTARYPGRDRAAKPTVVLAHMDVVEADPKDWTRDPFTPVIENGYVFGRGSLDNKAGLSMAVATLMKLRRAKWVPQRDIVLVLTGDEETTMKTTRAAAEAYRNAALVLNADAGGGLLGDDGKPMVYGLQAAEKVYGDWHLTVTDPGGHSSRPGPDNAIVRLATAVGRIAAYRFPPQQNEITKASLAGTATMTPGPLGAAMKAFAANPNDTAAADILSADKRYIGQVRTTCVPTMFNGGHAPNALPQRAVANINCRIFPGTPRAQIAAKLTELAADPKVAVAFNDNGTIEAGASPLDPKVVAAVKAAVAERAPGLLVVPMQEAGATDSMHFRAYGIPSFGVGGVFMKASDSFAHGLNERVPVATFDPGVLWWETLLKTLG